The genome window ATAGAGGAAAACAAAGCACTTACCTCATCTGGATGCCCAATCTCTTTATGTAACAAGATGGGTATCAAAAAATCTTCAAGCATATGCCATGTTGTTTTTAATGTCTCCTCTGTATACCAAGGTGCTACAAAGGCAACAGCCTCTCCCCATCCTACAGTTCCTGATTGATCTCTCGCCTCTATAAGTAAAAACTCTTTTTCATCAATTGTACCGAAACTCGTTGTAAATGGTGCTTTCATGGGCATTTTTATATGTCTAACTGTAATCTGTTCTAGTTTCACAAAATTTCACTCCTTATTCTTATTATAAAGCTAATAAGGAGCGTCTGACTAATAGGTAGCTATGCACATATTCATTGTCCTTTTTCAGTCGAACAATTGCATAATTTTGTTCAAATAATGTCGTTAAAATAGTACGGATTTTATAACGCCAGTCCTCTGCAAGCTTAGGACTCTCTACTTTCATCTTTTGTAAAAATTGAGGAATAGGTAATAAATAGGCGTCTTTATAATATAATTGCTCTCTCTGAAATTCACCATCAATATCGAGCACTGGTAAGCCATCCACCGTCAAAGACCACGGCACAATTCCCTCAGCTTCTTCTTCTAATTCATTTAGGGAGTCCTCCACTTGATCACGTTCAATCCACCATTCTACAGCAATTCGATCTGAAGGTAACCCATCGTTAAAATCATCCCGGAGCGGACCATAATAATCATTTTCATAATGATAACTAAAAGCATTGAGCTTCAAAAATGATAAATTAGCCATATGTGCCTCTAGCGGATCAAATAACCAACGCACAAGCTGAAACCCATGTTCTTTTGCATATTCCTGTTGGGCATGCTTTAATAATTCACCTACACCTTGTTCACGATATGTTTTCTCCACACCAATCATGTGTGAGTGCAAATAGATTATCCCTTCACGGTATCCAACAAAACAATAATTAAAGCCAATCAGCTTTTCAGCCAAATAGGCTCCAAGCACTAATCCACCATTTTGTACAGCTGCTAACAATTGATGCGAGGGAATAGCCTGACTTCCCCAAATTTTTGCGTTCAAGATTTGTACTTCTGCAATCTCTGTAGGTGTCATTATTTTTTGAATACGCACTCTATCTAACATTATGCTGATTCCTCCTTTGTATTCCCCGACTCCAATGCTAACAATACCGCTCTTGTAAGGATTTCAACACCAGTTACGAGCCTTGCCTGTTTAAATCTCATCTTCGGATGATGTAGTCCCGGCGTTAACCCACAGCCTAAACCTAACATCGTAGACTTTAAATGCGGGCGCTGAACAGCATAGTGATGAAAATCCTCTCCTCCAGGTGTACGTACTGGCTTTCTTAAATTCGACAACCCTGTTGCTTTGACGATCGCCTGCTCCATAATATATTGAGCAGTTGAGTCTACCTCAGCAGCTACTATATTTGCTACTGTACGTAATTCAATCTGCACTTTATGCAAGATCCTAGAAGAATCAATTACCCTTTTTACTCCCTGTGCAAGTGCATCCATTACATCATTTTGTTGAGCTCGTATATCAATGGTGAACGATGCATTTCCGGGAATAATATTGCCGGATTCTCCTCCTGCCTGGAATTTTGTCATCTTAATTGATACAGGAACCATTGGATCTGTATGAATCGTTCTTAAATCTTCGATAATAGTTGCCCCTACCTCAATGGCATTCACGCCTAGATGCGGTCTTGCAGCATGAGCATCTTCTCCAATGATTTCCCCCTCAAGCAATCGGGAGGCTCCATGATACAACGCGGCACAATATGTACCGTCTTCAAGCTCATGGACAGGTCTTACATGGACACCGAATAAGAATTCTAAATCATCAACGATTCCTTCTTTTAAAACGGATAAAGCGCCTGTTCCTTTTTCTTCAGCTGGTTGAAAAATCACACGAATTGTACCGTTGAATGATTGAGCAAGCTCTTTCAAGAGTAATAGAGCACCGATTGCCATCGTCATATGTCCGTCATGGCCACAGGAGTGATTCGCACGAAATTCACCATCTACCTCCTGCCATAATGCATCAATGTCCGTACGCAAGCCGACTTTCGGATTACCACTTCCCACATCAACATAAAGCCCTGTACTGTTTTTAAAGCGTATTGGTGAAAAACCTTCACGTGTTAGTAAATCAAAAATATAA of Lysinibacillus agricola contains these proteins:
- a CDS encoding GNAT family N-acetyltransferase, whose amino-acid sequence is MLDRVRIQKIMTPTEIAEVQILNAKIWGSQAIPSHQLLAAVQNGGLVLGAYLAEKLIGFNYCFVGYREGIIYLHSHMIGVEKTYREQGVGELLKHAQQEYAKEHGFQLVRWLFDPLEAHMANLSFLKLNAFSYHYENDYYGPLRDDFNDGLPSDRIAVEWWIERDQVEDSLNELEEEAEGIVPWSLTVDGLPVLDIDGEFQREQLYYKDAYLLPIPQFLQKMKVESPKLAEDWRYKIRTILTTLFEQNYAIVRLKKDNEYVHSYLLVRRSLLAL
- a CDS encoding M20 peptidase aminoacylase family protein, yielding MKEALNRLRPRLMEIFTYLHANPEISWHEVETTNYIFDLLTREGFSPIRFKNSTGLYVDVGSGNPKVGLRTDIDALWQEVDGEFRANHSCGHDGHMTMAIGALLLLKELAQSFNGTIRVIFQPAEEKGTGALSVLKEGIVDDLEFLFGVHVRPVHELEDGTYCAALYHGASRLLEGEIIGEDAHAARPHLGVNAIEVGATIIEDLRTIHTDPMVPVSIKMTKFQAGGESGNIIPGNASFTIDIRAQQNDVMDALAQGVKRVIDSSRILHKVQIELRTVANIVAAEVDSTAQYIMEQAIVKATGLSNLRKPVRTPGGEDFHHYAVQRPHLKSTMLGLGCGLTPGLHHPKMRFKQARLVTGVEILTRAVLLALESGNTKEESA